Genomic segment of Candidatus Omnitrophota bacterium:
AGGTTTATTTCGGCGCCCTGTCCAAATCTCTTGTCGGTCAATACGAGAGCGCCTTCACTTGATATATTCTTAACTTTATACGATCTCTTGCATTTTTCGCTTACGATCTCGCATAACGCGTTTAACGCGGTATCGAACCTTAAGAATCTTCTTCTCTCGTTCACGATGTCCTTTTTAGAATATTGGCATAAAAAATAAGGGGATAAAAATTTATTATTTCTATCCCCTTATTTTTTGGAAAACATCACAATGAACTATTTTCCCTTAAATACAAATTCTGGCTCGAGAACCGGGGTATAGCCTTCCGGTATCGGGAATGGGAACGTCGCGGTCTCATATACTCCTGCGCCCGTTCTGACTATCGTCATTCCAACACCTTTCGCTAATCCGACCGTGAGGCCAGAGAGAGGATTGTCCTCTACGCTTGTATCATAGATATTCTTCGGAAGCTCGACCCAGCCGGTAACGATGTTGGCTAAGCCTCTATACAGCTTCTTACCCATATCCTGAGCGTAACTAGCTGTCGCTATATTGAGTAACATTAATATAGCCACGCAAATTATAATTCCTTTTATCATGTTCTTCATTTTGATTTGTCACCCCCCCTCATCTTGATTTGCCTAAAGTATAACACAAGATAAAAAAATTGTCAAGTTTATCGCAATATAAAAAATCACTTCTGCCTTCGTACCTTCAATATCTCATCAATGATATCGGATATCTTATCCCTATCCTCGGGCCTTATATCTATAAATTCAATGCCGGTGTCGTAATAGTAAGATCCCTTCTGCTTGGGATCGGTTTTCTTCACGACCCATACTAATGTGCCGCCGCACTTTATCTGGGGGCCTTTTTCGTCTATGAAGAGCTCTACGTCTACACCTTGAAAAAGACCGAGATCCTCTTTCAGTAAAACGCATATGCCGCCCGCGCCGATGTTCTCCGTATGGGTCGATATGGTTTTAGCCGTCAGCCTCTTCTTTATGGATATGAGGCATTTATAGTTTGCCCTGGGAAACCTGCGCCTGTTGATACCATTCCACATAAATTAACTATGCCTCCATGATAAGCGTATCAAATTTATGCATTGCCGCGTGTTATTATACATAACCGTAAATCAAAAAGCAAGCACTTCTTGGCTAAAAATTTTATATTTACAATATTAATGACGAGGGTGTATAATCTACCACAAGACATATATGTATAGAGAATTTTTCGGCTTAAAAGAGAAGCCCTTCAATATAACAAGCGACCCCAATTTCTTGTTCTTGAGCCGTGTCCATAAGGAAGCCCTATCCCACCTGCTATATGGCATAAACGAACGGAAAGGTTTTCTCGAAATAACCGGCGAGGTCGGCGCCGGCAAGACTACCCTGTGCAGGGCGCTGCTTAACAGGCTTGATAAAAGGACTAAGAGCGCATTTATATTCAACTCCACGCTTCCGGAACTGCAGCTTCTGCAGGCTATACTTGAGGATTACGGTATAATAGTCACCAGCCGCAATAAGGTGTCGTTATTGAAACAGCTGAACAATTTCCTTATAGAGGAGCTCACGCGCGGAAACAATGTCGTGCTCATTATCGATGAGGCCCAGAACCTGAAGCCTTCGATACTCGAAGAGATAAGGATGCTTTCGAATCTTGAGACTGACAAGGATAAGCTTTTTCAAATCGTGCTGGTCGGACAGCCGGAGCTGAAAAACAAACTGGCTTCGCCCGGACTAAGGCAGCTCAGGCAGCGTATATCCGTACGTTTTCATATAACACCTCTTGATAAGGACGAGGTGGCGGATTACATAAGCCACAGGCTCGGCGTGGCCGGGTCGGCGGGCCAGATAACATTTGAGCCCGGAGCGATCGAGAAGATACATGATTTTTCAGGAGGCATACCTCGTCTTATCAATATGGTCTGTGATAAATCCATGCTGACGGCGTATACGATGGAGACGATGAAAATAACCATGCCGATCGTGGAGCGCAGCATTCAAGAGATGGAAGGGTGTTTACCGAGATGAGTATTATTCAGGAGGCGCTGGAAAAAGCGCAATCGGATGTAAAGGATGTAAAGCCTGCCGTGCAGGAAATTGCGAAGGCATCCGGAGTTAAGAAAGCGCCTGTGACTAAAAAGGCGCCTATAGCTAACAAGAGAGCGCTGATGGCGGTTGTGCTTTTAGCTCTTATGACCTTTGCGGTGTTTTCAGCCGGAAGATTTTTATCAAAGATAGGCGATAGAACGGACAGGACGAGCGCCGCGAACTCGCAGGAAGTCAGCTACAGGCCTCTTGTCAGGGATCAAGCGAAGAGCCCTAATACTGCCGGCAGTCGGGAACAGATAAGCGTTTCCCCGGAAAACCTGAAGGCGCCGGAGAGCCCGAAGCTCGTTTTAAACGGAATAATGTATTTGGATGACGGCCCGAGAGCGATAATAAACAATTTTATAGTAGGATTGGGTGACTCGGTGAGCGGCGCGAAAGTTACCAGGATAAACCGCCAAAGCGTTATTCTTGAATATCAGAATGTGGAGATAACGCTTAGCTTAAAGTGAGCTCGAGCTTATGGATATTGAAACCGCTTACCGATAGAGTGTCGGTTTCCTTGAAGCCTTTTTTGATGCATAGCTTCATCGCGTCCGACATCCTGTCGGTGCATCTGAAGCAAATCTTCTTGTAATTATTCTTCCTGCAAAAATCAATCGCTTTTTCAATGAGTTCCGATCCGTAACCGTGGCGGCGGCGTTTTACATCAACGAACAACCTGCGTAATAAAGCTGTATCGCTGGTCTCCATCTTGACCCCGACGGTTCCCGCTACCTGGGAGCCTTCATCAATGACAAAGAACGCGTCTTTTTTTCCCCCGTATGTCTCGCCGATCTTTTCCAGATCGCTGTCGGAGTAAGCGGACTTATCAAAAGGATATTCTCCGGCGAGTATACCGAGTATCAGTTCTTTTACGCTGTTGGCGTCGCTCTTTTTATATGCTCTTAAAGTATGTTCCATAGTTCGAGTCCTCCGGTAAGAATTTAGATTTTAATATAGCCTTTCAAGGCGTTGCGTATGACCGAACCGGCCACACCATCAACCACTCTAGCGCTGCCTATCCTGCTTGCCAGAATGAAACGGTTCCTGCCGTCCGCAAATTTCTTATCATGAAGATGGGCCTCATAAACCTTCGAGATCGCCAGTCCTTTTATTGAGACGGGCAGTCCGACTTTCTTGATGAGCCTCTCCACCCTATCGGCTTCCGATTCTTTGATAAGTCCAAGATCGGAGGCTATGCGGCCTGCCGCCAGCATGCCTATTGCTATCGCCTCCCCGTGTCCGTATCTGTCGGAGTAACCGGCTGCCGCTTCTACGGCATGTCCTATGGTGTGCCCGTAATTTAATACGGCCCTGACGCGTTTTCTGTCGAGTTCGTCTTTGGCTACGATGTCGGATTTGATCTTGCCGGATCTCGACACTATGTACTCAAGCGCGCCTTCTTCAAGCTTCATTATTCTTTTGTAATTTGATTCAAGGTACCCGAATAGCGCGGCATCTTTTATGACGCCGTATTTTATTATTTCGGCGAGACCATTTCGTATCTGTCTGACTGAAAGCGTCCGCATAGCCGACACATCGGATATAACCGCTTTTGGCTGATAAAAAGAGCCGACCAGGTTCTTTGCTACGTCCAGGTCCACGCCCACTTTTCCGCCTATCGAGGAGTCCACCTGCGCCAGTAGTGTCGTGGGTATCTGCACATAAGGGACGCCTCTCTTATATATAGAGGCGACGAAACCCGCAAGATCTCCTACGACCCCGCCGCCTAGAGCTATTATGAAGATGCGCTTATTGAGGTCATAGCGGCTTAACCTGTTCAATACGTCTGAGGCAACGGATAGAGATTTTGCCTTCTCAGAATCGGCTATAAACTCGAAATGCGCTGTGAAGGAATTTCGCTTAAGGGTCTTTTCGATGGCACGCTTATAGAGAGCCGCTACACGGCGGTTTGTGATGACTACGGCGTCCGATCCGACATCAAGATTTTTAAGTATGCGTCCGCACTTACCGATCAGGCCGCGGCCTATCAGTATATCATACGAGCGCTCTCCGAGCCGGACTCTTATTTTCTTCATAGAGGATGATGAAATTATTTTGCCGTCTTCTTGGCATCACTGCCGGCAGCCGGTTTCACCGGGCCTTTAGCCGGAGCGGTCTTTTCGGCAGAAGCGCCCGTGGCTGCGCCCGGAGCCGCCGGTGCGGCCGCGCCTTCGGCAGCGGTTTCGGTTGCGGCCGCCTTCTCTTTTTTAACTTTGAACTTAACTATCTTGATCTTGGGCAATTTATATACAGAATCTTTTTCCGTCCACTTATCTTTATCCTTCAGTATCTTTACTCTCTCGTATCTTTTTAGAACTGATCTTTGCGCTTTATCTTTATCCGACGAGCGCAGGCTTGGATGCTGTGACATACTTCCTCCTAGTTTATTCAGTCGTATTGCAGGCTAAGTGCCGATATCTCTGATATCGGCCCGTTTATCCTTCAACTTACCTTGGTTTAAGCATTGCGTCTTTGTAAATGCTTTTTACTCTGGCCAGGTCTCTCTCGGCTTCGGCACTGTTAGCGTAGATCCCAACGCATACTCTATAGTAAAACTGACTGTACGTTACAGCGGCGTTAAGGCCCTGCCGGGCCAGTACCGCGCAAGCGGCCTCGGCATTCTCCCGCTTGGTGAATGTGCCGGCGAGTATTGTGAAAGGCTTAGAGGCCTTACCGATGGCCGCTGTTTTTGCCTGCTCTTGAATTATCTGCCTGGCAGGCGCCATATTCTTCGCGGCAGGAACTATAGGCGCCGTATTCAATATGTTCTTAGCCGGAATGGTGGCCGGGCGGTTCTGCTGGGCCTGGGAGACAGGAGGTGATGGCAGAGGTTTCGTTACTTGAGCGCCGGTCGTGTCCGCGCGGGACTTCCCGCTTTCGACGCCCAAAGCATACACTACCACCATCACCATCATTATCCCTATTGAAATGAATACCAGCTTCTCCAGGCTGATAGTGATGGCGACCCTGCCTTCGAAATCAGCTTTTGGCAGCATGTCCGACAGGCGCGAAAAAGATCTTTTTGGCTGTTCAAACTCAAACAGTTTTTTTTGGTACTTTTCCTCTTCCATAGCTCCGGTCTAATTTTTGCGTATTATAACATACAATTTTTGAAAAAGCAATTATGATAGGCTGCGAAAATATCTTATAAGCATCTCAATCTGGCGTTTACTTTCGGTCAATGCTTCCGCTTGCCGCTCGCTCGGAATAGGCTTCCTCGCTCGCTGTTGCTAAAATTCCGATGGTGAAGCCTGGACCGCCTGTAGGTATCGGAATTTTAGAAAGTCGCTCCAGCATCGCCCGAAAGTTCCGCCATCTGACGATAGCTGGAGAGATATTTTCGCCTCCGCCCCGCAAGGGACTAACTCGAAAATTAAAAATCTTACTGCTTGACTCCAATGTTGAGCCTGAAGAGCTTGCCGGTCACCTTGATAGAGGGTTTTGACAGATCGCCTTCAAGTTTTAATGCAAGACTCTTCCATCCATCAGCTTCACCCTTTAGCGCCATGCTTGTTAATTCAGCCGGTATTTTGCCGGATAAACCTTTCGCAAAATATATCGTTATATCGGCGTTGATAATGTTGCCGTTTGTTAAGGTGCCGTCGAATGAAAACCTGATCTCGTCGCCTGAAGCCAGAAAGTCTTTTAAGCTTATGCCGTTTTTTATCATACTGATCTTGCCCGAGACGGTCTTATATTTTAACAGGCCGCTGAATGGCGCAGCTAGAAGGTCATCGATATTATTGTATGAAATCTCTTTCCCTGAACCTTTCTTAATGAACCGGACATCGCTTAAAACAAAATCGGCCGTGGCTTCAAGCGGGGACGGTTTATCAAATACCAGTTTTATGCTGGCTCCGGATGACGATAATCCGATCCCTTGATCGTGCCGGGCGGCTTTCAGATCCTTAAATATGAACTCCGTAAAACCGCCGGCGATGGCCTGTCTGTACGAAATATCTATATTGTTCGATCTGGCGAATATGAATGCGGCTATCTGGGCGTAAAAGACGGCGATGCAGGCTATTGATAGCGATAAAAAAATAACGGCTGTAAATATCATCTTTTTCGTATGTCCCATCCTCACCTCCAGCATATGTTATCGAAATCGCATTTCGCGCAAATATTCTCATCGCGCGTTTTCAATTTTTCAAATCTCAACTTCTTTATATCGCTCCATACATCTTTTATGATCCCCTCAAGCTCGGCGACCATCTCATCCGTGATGTAGACCGATTTTGATATGTAGTCGCCTTTTTTTAATGATGAACGCGCTATATTTGCCGATACGGGTTCGATGAATACCAGCGTCAGGCTGGCCGCCTTCCTTCCCCTAGATTCTTTCCTGTCCCTCTCGAATAATAATTTATACGCGGCCAGCTGCCTTAAATATCCGTCACAATCCGCGCTTGCCAGATCTTTCGACTGATCGATATTCTTTATATGATTGTCGGGCTTGCCCGTCTTATAGTCCAGTATCCTCACTAAACCTTTATCCTCATCTTCCCACTCGACTTTGTCGTATTTGCCCGTGAAGATTATATTGTCGCCTATGGTTATCATAAGCTTCTTTTCCAGGTCTATAGGCACTACGGGGTGCATAGATTCGCGGTCGAACCAGCCTTTCAATGTCTTCATTTTATTGAGACAGTCGTTCTCCATCGATTTATCGACCCCCTGAAATTTAAGCTCCCGCCTGAAAGCGTCCTGGAAAAATTTCAGAGATGGGAAGACGCGCTTATCCATGTACTCCCTGTATGTTTCTTCCAGGGCCTTATGCACGCAATTACCGAAGACGAGGCTTTTCTTTTTTTGCCCGGGAAGCTTCAGTATGTCGTCGTAGAGAAATTTTCTCCTGCAGGTTATATAGTTATTCAGCCGGGTGGGGTTAAGGGTCAGGCTGGAGATCATATCTTTAAGAACCTCGTCTGTGCCTATAAACGGGTCCTCAAGGTCTGTAATCTTGAGCGACTTGCCTACCAGGGTTTCCTCATCCTCGCCCTGGCCCTTCGCGCCGTCTTTAGAAATACCGAGTTTATCAAGATACGAAGATGAGATATTATCTTCCGAGGGGCTCGCTGTGAATATCAGGTCCGATTTAGCGCGAGTCATGGCGACATAAAAAAGGCGCGTCTCATCCTGCAGTGAAAGCTTCTTTAAAGCGTCTTTATCCGGATACTCTCTCTTATTCTTAAAAAGGTCGAACGGCAGCGGGATCTTATCGGGGAACGCCCGCGCGGGCCAATTCTTATTTTGAAGGCAGAAAGGTATCATAACGGAACGGAATTCCAGGCCCTTGGACCCATGCGCGGTATATACCCTGACGCCCTCTTGAGTCAGCGTTACCAGGTCCCCCTGGATCGGGATGCCGTGGTTTTTCCTGGTCTCTATTTCGCTCAGAAATTCGCCCAGCCTTATCGCAGGATCGGCCAAGTCGCTTCTCTTCACCATATTTATGAACGATCCTATGCTCCTGAGCTGCCTTATCCTCAATATGCCGTTATCGGAATACTCCTTCAGGATATATTTATAGATGCCGGCGTCTTTTATGAAATTGATAAGCAGTGTATGCACCGGTATGTCGTAAGCGTCTCTGAGTAACCGTTTAACGGCTTCGAACGCGCGCCTTGACTTTTCCGGCGAGGCTAATCTTAAATCATCTTTTTCCGATGAAAAATAGGAGAGGAACTCCGTCAGGAGCGTCTTACTCCCTGGCGCCCTTTTCCTTTTTTCGTAAGCGTAATTTATAAACCTGAGCAGGTCCGCCTGCGGTATCCGGAAGTAGTCCGCGGCGAGGACCTTATAGAGCGCGGTATCTTTTGATTCCGTATCTATTGGGTCTATGTGCGCAAGCTGTAATACGTCCAGAAGCTGTCCGACGCGTTTCTCCTGGCCGATATCCTCTTTGCCGTCTGTGGCATAGGGTATGCCTTGGCGCAGAAAGGCGTCTATTATTTTCAGTATATGGTCCCGTTTTCTCACCAGGACGGCTATACCGTTATAAGGGTGCTTGCGCTCTTCGGCGCTTAAGGCGGCATCGCTCTCGGCCCTGGCCTTGAGTTCCTTAACTCTGTCGGTTATATAGAGCAATTCCTCCTCTTCTGTAGAGAACTCCCTATAGGTAAGCTCTTTATCCTTGAAGCGCCTGACACTATTAAGCGTCTTATCCGCTACCCGTATATCCAGAAGATGCGATATCTTTCCGGAAGCAGCTATCAGGTCACCTGAGGAGCGGTAATTATCCGTCAGGAAGACCTTCTCTATAGCGGGGAACCTCTCTTCCAGTCTTTTAAAATTATCTATATTCGCGCCCTGGAAGCGGTATATCGACTGGTCGTCATCGCCCACGCAGCAAATGTTGGCCTTGGCGCCTTCGGCCAGTTCGAAGAGCAGGTCAAGCTGCGCGCCGTTTGTGTCCTGGTATTCATCGACCATAATGTATTTATAGCGATCCCTATATTCTTTGCGCAAGTTCTCTTCTTTTCTTATGGCCATGACCGCGAATATGATCATATCATCGAAATCATATCTCCCGCGCTCATCCAGGAGGCCCTTGGCCCCTGCCTCTTTGATCTCCTCATATCTTTCATATACGATGGAAAGCGCCTTCAGCCTGTTTATGTATTTCTCCTCCATCGAAAGGTAATGGCTCTTCTTGTCTTTTAAATAACGTTTAAGGTCCTCCGGCGTCACATCGTCTTTCTTCATATCGCTTATCTTTTTCAATATATCCTTAAGATATGTATAGGGTGACCTGAACGGCCTGATCTCGTCCAATCCGTCGGTATTATTCAATATATATTCGATCACTTTCACATGCTCAACCTCATCCATCAGTATCTTATCTCCGATATAGTTGGCGGCCTCTACGGATTCCTGGAGCATCGAATTCGCGAAACTGTGAAATGTGCCCACCTCGACATCGTAGCCGGAAGGGCCTATCACTGACGCGAGCCTCTCCTTCATGGCTTTCGCGGCAGGGTTGGTATATGTGAGTATGAGTATATTCTCCGGACGGATATCGGTCTTTCGGAGGATCGACGCAGCCCTCACCGAAAGCAGCTGGGTCTTGCCTGTGCCGGGACCGGCGAGCACAAGAAGAGGTCCCTCTATGGTATCGACGGCGATCTTCTGCTTCGTATTCAATTGTTCGTAAAATTTCAAATTAGTCTCCATAACGTGCGGATAGCGAGGTAAGGAAAGTTTAAGCAGGTT
This window contains:
- a CDS encoding exosortase system-associated protein, TIGR04073 family → MKNMIKGIIICVAILMLLNIATASYAQDMGKKLYRGLANIVTGWVELPKNIYDTSVEDNPLSGLTVGLAKGVGMTIVRTGAGVYETATFPFPIPEGYTPVLEPEFVFKGK
- a CDS encoding PilZ domain-containing protein, with the translated sequence MWNGINRRRFPRANYKCLISIKKRLTAKTISTHTENIGAGGICVLLKEDLGLFQGVDVELFIDEKGPQIKCGGTLVWVVKKTDPKQKGSYYYDTGIEFIDIRPEDRDKISDIIDEILKVRRQK
- a CDS encoding XrtA-associated ATPase, with product MYREFFGLKEKPFNITSDPNFLFLSRVHKEALSHLLYGINERKGFLEITGEVGAGKTTLCRALLNRLDKRTKSAFIFNSTLPELQLLQAILEDYGIIVTSRNKVSLLKQLNNFLIEELTRGNNVVLIIDEAQNLKPSILEEIRMLSNLETDKDKLFQIVLVGQPELKNKLASPGLRQLRQRISVRFHITPLDKDEVADYISHRLGVAGSAGQITFEPGAIEKIHDFSGGIPRLINMVCDKSMLTAYTMETMKITMPIVERSIQEMEGCLPR
- a CDS encoding GNAT family N-acetyltransferase gives rise to the protein MEHTLRAYKKSDANSVKELILGILAGEYPFDKSAYSDSDLEKIGETYGGKKDAFFVIDEGSQVAGTVGVKMETSDTALLRRLFVDVKRRRHGYGSELIEKAIDFCRKNNYKKICFRCTDRMSDAMKLCIKKGFKETDTLSVSGFNIHKLELTLS
- the aroB gene encoding 3-dehydroquinate synthase: MKKIRVRLGERSYDILIGRGLIGKCGRILKNLDVGSDAVVITNRRVAALYKRAIEKTLKRNSFTAHFEFIADSEKAKSLSVASDVLNRLSRYDLNKRIFIIALGGGVVGDLAGFVASIYKRGVPYVQIPTTLLAQVDSSIGGKVGVDLDVAKNLVGSFYQPKAVISDVSAMRTLSVRQIRNGLAEIIKYGVIKDAALFGYLESNYKRIMKLEEGALEYIVSRSGKIKSDIVAKDELDRKRVRAVLNYGHTIGHAVEAAAGYSDRYGHGEAIAIGMLAAGRIASDLGLIKESEADRVERLIKKVGLPVSIKGLAISKVYEAHLHDKKFADGRNRFILASRIGSARVVDGVAGSVIRNALKGYIKI
- a CDS encoding small basic protein yields the protein MSQHPSLRSSDKDKAQRSVLKRYERVKILKDKDKWTEKDSVYKLPKIKIVKFKVKKEKAAATETAAEGAAAPAAPGAATGASAEKTAPAKGPVKPAAGSDAKKTAK
- a CDS encoding SPOR domain-containing protein, giving the protein MEEEKYQKKLFEFEQPKRSFSRLSDMLPKADFEGRVAITISLEKLVFISIGIMMVMVVVYALGVESGKSRADTTGAQVTKPLPSPPVSQAQQNRPATIPAKNILNTAPIVPAAKNMAPARQIIQEQAKTAAIGKASKPFTILAGTFTKRENAEAACAVLARQGLNAAVTYSQFYYRVCVGIYANSAEAERDLARVKSIYKDAMLKPR
- a CDS encoding ATP-dependent DNA helicase: MKFYEQLNTKQKIAVDTIEGPLLVLAGPGTGKTQLLSVRAASILRKTDIRPENILILTYTNPAAKAMKERLASVIGPSGYDVEVGTFHSFANSMLQESVEAANYIGDKILMDEVEHVKVIEYILNNTDGLDEIRPFRSPYTYLKDILKKISDMKKDDVTPEDLKRYLKDKKSHYLSMEEKYINRLKALSIVYERYEEIKEAGAKGLLDERGRYDFDDMIIFAVMAIRKEENLRKEYRDRYKYIMVDEYQDTNGAQLDLLFELAEGAKANICCVGDDDQSIYRFQGANIDNFKRLEERFPAIEKVFLTDNYRSSGDLIAASGKISHLLDIRVADKTLNSVRRFKDKELTYREFSTEEEELLYITDRVKELKARAESDAALSAEERKHPYNGIAVLVRKRDHILKIIDAFLRQGIPYATDGKEDIGQEKRVGQLLDVLQLAHIDPIDTESKDTALYKVLAADYFRIPQADLLRFINYAYEKRKRAPGSKTLLTEFLSYFSSEKDDLRLASPEKSRRAFEAVKRLLRDAYDIPVHTLLINFIKDAGIYKYILKEYSDNGILRIRQLRSIGSFINMVKRSDLADPAIRLGEFLSEIETRKNHGIPIQGDLVTLTQEGVRVYTAHGSKGLEFRSVMIPFCLQNKNWPARAFPDKIPLPFDLFKNKREYPDKDALKKLSLQDETRLFYVAMTRAKSDLIFTASPSEDNISSSYLDKLGISKDGAKGQGEDEETLVGKSLKITDLEDPFIGTDEVLKDMISSLTLNPTRLNNYITCRRKFLYDDILKLPGQKKKSLVFGNCVHKALEETYREYMDKRVFPSLKFFQDAFRRELKFQGVDKSMENDCLNKMKTLKGWFDRESMHPVVPIDLEKKLMITIGDNIIFTGKYDKVEWEDEDKGLVRILDYKTGKPDNHIKNIDQSKDLASADCDGYLRQLAAYKLLFERDRKESRGRKAASLTLVFIEPVSANIARSSLKKGDYISKSVYITDEMVAELEGIIKDVWSDIKKLRFEKLKTRDENICAKCDFDNICWR